From a region of the Ptychodera flava strain L36383 unplaced genomic scaffold, AS_Pfla_20210202 Scaffold_34__1_contigs__length_2629520_pilon, whole genome shotgun sequence genome:
- the LOC139127635 gene encoding uncharacterized protein codes for MQCVCHVAKTKENEPVYSFTDKSWAKLLQCTEVWKDSDGLEQEIALQVSAECRDRAGFHRVCYQRFTDKHRLTQAQKRKEKGTVRKTLLTSKSNEPTEVDNDGQYQVSPKKRHLRSNPTSTAISAAKRRSIHVLPPICILCRRRKQRRDPITKKRSNERLTSCETDGRTLIKAAEHRKDEKLLIQLRGQDLVSIEVKYHQSCYLSYTRCVTYTYQKKAEEDSGIMYAPSFKKFCDEVVQKRIIEGRECIAMDVMRNIFIKMINDEEDIDASTYKNSSLKKRLQTRFGDKLVFIRPKYRQCEILMANRGDSAADYHILNITNTDSESEESENEMESQSMTTSYDNSQDERLEMIHTAMNIHSILEETEGVNNWPPRAEDLSIQQSRSIVPTKLFNFLAWCTGTSQDFLTSERVDVPSAVENRLLSVCQDLIFLSSRGRKVTPKHLSLGMAVRHLTGSSSLIGLLNGLGHCVSHSSVLEHDTALAQQLHSDGLPPGFCQEVFTTLVWDNNDFGEETLSGKGTTHNTNGIIIQRNTGDEASTADNLSTAVAITKSKQRTLTAPPSNIIEYHGRPRHGPAPSGCTL; via the exons ATGCAGTGTGTATGCCACGTCGCGAAGACGAAAGAAAATGAGCCTGTTTATTCCTTCACGGATAAATCATGGGCTAAATTACTTCAATGTACTGAAGTATGGAAGGATTCTGATGGTTTGGAGCAGGAAATAGCACTGCAGGTAAGCGCTGAATGCCGAGATCGGGCGGGCTTCCATCGTGTATGCTATCAGCGTTTTACAGATAAACACCGGCTTACTCAGGCACAGAAACGCAAAGAGAAAGGTACTGTGCGGAAAACGCTGTTAACAAGCAAATCAAATGAGCCGACGGAAGTTGATAATGACGGTCAATACCAAGTTTCTCCTAAAAAGCGACACCTGCGGTCCAATCCTACTTCCACCGCCATTTCGGCAGCAAAACGCCGAAGTATACACGTATTACCACCGATATGCATCTTGTGCAGACGTCGGAAACAAAGACGGGACCCGATAACAAAAAAGAGGTCAAATGAAAGACTTACTTCCTGTGAAACCGATGGACGTACATTGATTAAAGCTGCGGAACATAGGAAAGACGAGAAACTGTTGATTCAACTGCGAGGTCAAGACTTAGTCAGTATAGAAGTTAAGTATCACCAATCATGTTACCTAAGTTACACAAGATGTGTAACTTACACATATCAGAAAAAAGCAGAGGAAGACAGCGGTATCATGTATGCCCCATCCTTTAAGAAATTTTGTGATGAAGTTGTACAGAAGAGAATCATTGAAGGCAGAGAGTGCATCGCAATGGATGTGATGAGAAATATCTTTATTAAAATGATCAATGATGAAGAAGACATAGATGCATCTACATACAAAAACTCGTCACtaaaaaaaagactgcaaacaaGGTTTGGTGACAAACTAGTGTTTATTCGACCTAAGTATCGCCAATGCGAAATACTGATGGCTAACCGAGGAGATTCTGCTGCAGATTATCATATCTTGAATATAACCAATACAGATTCTGAAAGTGAAGAGAGTGAAAATGAAATGGAATCACAGTCGATGACAACAAGCTATGATAACAGCCAAGATGAAAGGCTTGAGATGATTCACACTGCAATGAATATTCACAGTATTCTTGAAGAAACTGAAGGCGTTAATAACTGGCCTCCAAGGGCAGAAGACCTGTCAATTCAACAAAGTAGAAGTATTGTGCcaacaaagctgttcaatttCCTAGCTTGGTGTACTGGCACATCACAGGACTTTCTTACAAGTGAACGCGTGGATGTCCCGTCAGCTGTAGAAAACAGATTGTTATCAGTTTGCCAGGACTTAATCTTCTTGTCATCTCGAGGACGGAAAGTCACCCCAAAACACTTGTCTCTCGGTATGGCAGTGCGTCATTTGACAGGGTCTTCATCTTTGATAGGATTGCTGAATGGTTTGGGCCATTGTGTTTCACATTCATCGGTTTTAGAGCATGACACAGCACTAGCTCAACAACTTCACAGTGATGGTTTGCCACCTGGATTTTGTCAAGAAGTGTTTACCACCTTAGTTTGGGACAATAATGATTTTGGTGAAGAAACTCTAAGTG GAAAAGGTACAACTCACAACACCAATGGAATCATAATTCAAAGGAACACTGGAGATGAAGCTAGTACAGCTGACAACCTTTCAACTGCAGTTGCCATTACAAAGTCAAAGCAAAGGACACTTACTGCTCCACCAAGCAACATTATTGAGTACCATGGTCGACCTCGCCATGGCCCTGCACCGTCAGGTTGTACATTGTGA